From Bacteroidota bacterium, one genomic window encodes:
- a CDS encoding T9SS type A sorting domain-containing protein: protein MKQTFLITIAALLSCYGFTQNRAINWAFGDSAGLNFATEHPTPFLSSIVMSEPCASISDEEGNLLFYTNGKTIWNAAHEIMLNGNFLDLGAGTLSSTTQAVIILPDPGDSNKYYIFHHDFNYLKYTIVDMSFEDGSGLVTTKNNIASDIPFTEKLQAVRHANGRDWWLMIETITEVEEGSLIDSINFYSFLISPSGISEPILHEGTILTDQETLISLGQMKFNQQGNMLACTNGRSINLYYFDRCSGYLSHFYNIDSIFIGNNNDRLYGLEFSNQGNKLYITKPGEEGKGYLYQYTLDSISDIKNTEVIIYKNLDTGFQKLYLDQLQLGIDNKIYLTSVGPSYPTFLSVINEPNLGGLACNFDTLTISTGGKIVRLGLPNMPNYNLGVMEKSGCDTIGTSAVNNINKNAIQLYPNPAHNYIYLKHAPQGIVQIHIADIYGKEVLYFNQQSTDVINISTLPSGLYFIIITQENAMLITQKLVVER from the coding sequence ATGAAACAAACTTTTCTAATAACCATAGCAGCTTTACTTAGCTGCTATGGTTTTACCCAAAACAGAGCTATCAATTGGGCTTTTGGCGACAGCGCAGGTTTGAATTTTGCAACGGAGCATCCAACACCTTTTTTAAGCAGTATTGTAATGTCTGAACCATGTGCAAGCATTTCTGATGAGGAAGGTAATTTATTATTTTATACAAATGGAAAAACAATATGGAATGCAGCGCATGAAATTATGTTAAATGGTAATTTTTTAGATTTAGGTGCCGGAACCTTATCGAGTACTACTCAAGCTGTAATAATTCTACCTGATCCTGGAGATTCAAACAAATATTATATTTTTCATCATGATTTTAATTACCTAAAATATACTATAGTTGATATGAGTTTTGAGGATGGATCAGGTTTAGTTACTACAAAAAATAATATAGCATCAGATATACCATTTACAGAAAAATTGCAGGCAGTGCGCCATGCAAACGGACGTGACTGGTGGCTAATGATTGAAACAATTACGGAAGTTGAAGAAGGATCACTTATTGATTCAATAAATTTCTATTCTTTTTTAATTAGTCCTTCGGGTATTTCAGAACCAATTCTACATGAAGGAACAATTCTAACAGACCAAGAAACATTAATTTCATTAGGTCAAATGAAATTTAATCAACAAGGCAACATGTTAGCTTGCACAAATGGCCGTTCAATTAATCTATATTATTTCGATAGATGTAGTGGTTATTTATCCCACTTTTATAATATAGACTCAATTTTTATTGGAAATAATAATGATCGGTTATATGGTTTAGAATTTTCTAATCAAGGTAACAAATTATATATTACTAAACCCGGTGAAGAAGGTAAAGGTTATTTGTATCAATACACATTGGACTCAATTTCAGATATTAAAAATACAGAGGTAATTATTTATAAAAATTTAGACACAGGTTTTCAAAAGTTATATTTGGATCAATTACAATTAGGTATTGATAATAAGATTTATTTAACTTCTGTAGGGCCTTCTTATCCTACATTTCTTTCTGTTATAAATGAACCAAACTTGGGTGGATTAGCATGTAACTTTGACACTTTAACTATAAGTACAGGCGGCAAAATTGTTAGATTAGGTCTCCCGAACATGCCCAACTATAACCTTGGTGTTATGGAAAAAAGTGGATGTGATACAATAGGCACCTCAGCAGTAAATAATATTAATAAAAATGCTATACAGTTATATCCAAACCCTGCACATAATTATATATATCTAAAACACGCACCACAGGGCATAGTGCAAATACATATAGCAGATATATATGGTAAAGAAGTGTTGTATTTTAATCAACAAAGCACAGATGTAATTAACATCAGTACATTACCATCGGGCTTATATTTCATAATTATAACACAAGAAAA
- a CDS encoding T9SS type A sorting domain-containing protein: protein MLSPNPTGTYFLITKNEVDAEEYSVDIKDVSGRVILQTDNYTFGKLIDIRNVAQGIYLVVISKPNEVMFTQKLVITK, encoded by the coding sequence ATGCTTTCACCAAATCCAACAGGCACATATTTTCTGATTACTAAAAATGAAGTGGATGCCGAAGAATATTCTGTTGATATAAAAGATGTATCAGGAAGAGTAATTTTACAAACTGATAACTATACATTTGGTAAATTGATAGACATTCGTAATGTAGCACAAGGCATTTATTTGGTAGTTATAAGTAAACCAAATGAAGTAATGTTTACACAAAAACTTGTAATTACCAAATAG
- the dnaA gene encoding chromosomal replication initiator protein DnaA: protein MSIKNHKSIWDSCLKVIKDNVNTQSYKTWFEPIEAVSLESDVLTIQVPSQFFYEWLEEHYVTLLRKTVKRELGSEARLEYRIVVENSSGSNSPFTINYPNYNTGNNKNPEVAAPFVMGNAIKNPFVIPGLKKVNIESGLNPNYNFDSFIEGDCNRLCRSAGFAVSQKPGGTAFNPLVIYGGVGLGKTHLAQSIGNEVKQNFPNKTVLYTNAERFTNQFIESLKNNSVNDFVHFYQLIDVLIIDDIHFFGNKAKTQDIFFHIFNHLHQENKQIILTSDRPPRDLEGVEERLLSRFKWGLSADLQPPDFETRVAILEKKMYSDGIELPKDVVEFVAYNITNNIRELEGALVSLLAQASLNRKQIDLDLAKKIVKNFVKNMSREVSIDFIQKAVCDYFEVPVEKLKEKTRKRAIVQARQLSMYLSKGFTKNSLKSIGKHFGGRDHSTVIHSCQAIQNLMDTDTKFKESVEELTKKLQMSIS, encoded by the coding sequence GGAAAGTGATGTATTGACGATACAAGTGCCGAGTCAGTTTTTTTACGAGTGGCTTGAGGAACATTATGTAACTTTATTAAGAAAAACAGTAAAACGTGAATTGGGAAGCGAAGCCCGTCTGGAATATCGAATTGTAGTAGAAAACAGTTCGGGAAGTAATTCGCCGTTCACAATTAATTATCCAAATTATAACACAGGAAATAATAAAAATCCTGAAGTAGCAGCACCTTTTGTAATGGGAAACGCAATTAAAAATCCTTTTGTAATACCGGGCCTTAAAAAGGTAAACATAGAATCAGGCCTGAATCCGAATTATAACTTCGATTCTTTTATTGAAGGTGATTGCAACCGCTTGTGTCGCAGCGCCGGATTTGCAGTTTCGCAAAAACCCGGAGGCACCGCTTTCAATCCATTGGTGATTTATGGTGGTGTGGGTTTAGGTAAAACGCATCTTGCACAATCCATCGGCAATGAAGTAAAACAAAACTTTCCGAACAAGACAGTTTTATATACAAATGCGGAGCGATTCACTAATCAGTTTATTGAATCATTGAAAAATAATTCAGTTAATGATTTCGTACATTTTTATCAATTGATTGATGTACTCATTATTGATGATATCCATTTCTTTGGCAACAAGGCAAAAACACAGGATATATTTTTCCATATCTTCAATCACCTGCATCAGGAAAACAAACAAATTATTTTAACAAGTGATAGGCCTCCGAGAGATTTGGAAGGAGTGGAAGAAAGATTGCTCTCCAGATTTAAATGGGGATTAAGTGCGGATTTACAACCACCGGATTTTGAAACACGAGTTGCTATTCTTGAAAAGAAAATGTATTCCGATGGAATTGAATTGCCAAAAGATGTAGTAGAGTTTGTAGCCTATAATATCACCAACAATATTCGTGAACTGGAAGGTGCATTAGTTTCTTTACTTGCGCAAGCTTCATTAAATAGAAAACAAATTGATTTAGATCTTGCAAAAAAGATTGTAAAGAATTTTGTAAAGAATATGAGCCGTGAGGTTTCCATTGATTTTATTCAGAAAGCAGTGTGCGATTATTTTGAAGTGCCGGTAGAAAAGTTGAAAGAGAAAACACGCAAGCGGGCAATTGTGCAGGCAAGACAACTGTCCATGTATTTATCAAAAGGCTTTACTAAGAATTCATTAAAATCTATTGGTAAACATTTTGGCGGACGAGATCACAGTACAGTAATACATTCCTGTCAGGCAATACAAAACTTGATGGATACAGATACGAAGTTTAAAGAAAGCGTGGAGGAGTTAACGAAGAAACTTCAAATGAGTATTTCATAA